From the Thermococcus sp. 18S1 genome, one window contains:
- a CDS encoding DEAD/DEAH box helicase — translation MYLRRDLIEPRVYQEVIYARCKETSCLVVLPTGLGKTLIAMLIADYRLSRYGGKVLMLAPTKPLAIQHAESFRRLFNLPPEKINVLTGELSPEKRRRVWGESTIITATPQTVENDILTGRISLEDVSLLVIDEAHRAVGGYSYVFIAREYLKTARHPLVLGLTASPGSDADKIREIVENLGIKHVEVRTEASPDVKPYVQSIAFEWVKVELPEIYKEVRKLLREMLKESLKPLAQFKLVSTYSPDISKREVLQAGSKINQEVARGNYEIGRLRLHQAKAVKLQHAIELLETQGLTALRTYLKKLREDKRAKSSKQLMEDPRMRKVVYLLVQAKESGVDHPKMERLKELVKRQLERKPDSKVIVFTNYRDTGRRIVEELEAMGIAAERFIGQASRGKDKGMSQKKQKEVLDRFSRAEFNVLVATSVGEEGLDVPEVDLVVFYEPVPSAIRSIQRRGRTGRHRPGKVVILMARGTRDEAYYWSSKRKEKGMFDAIKAIARELERARPRGRSEPAEIIEKTPERAGMSRGKITSLDAFLKPRGTQKTGEESGASEKPPKKGVFVKKPRTIVVYADSRELRSGVPKHLRELGADVEVRTLDVADYVVSEDVGIERKSANDFIQSIIDGRLFDQVERLKRAYEKPVIIIEGELYGVRNIHPNAIRGAIAAVTLDWGVPILFSSGTEETAQFIYLMAKREQEERKKEVRLRSEKKALTLAERQRLIVEGLPNVSATLAKRLLAHFGNVERVFTATEEELKEVEGIGPKKAREIRKVITAPYVEE, via the coding sequence ATGTACCTTCGCCGAGACCTCATCGAGCCCCGCGTTTATCAGGAGGTAATCTACGCCCGCTGTAAAGAGACCAGCTGCCTCGTCGTTCTCCCGACGGGGCTGGGAAAGACGCTGATAGCGATGCTTATAGCCGATTACCGGCTCTCCAGGTACGGCGGTAAGGTCCTCATGCTCGCGCCAACCAAACCCCTGGCCATACAGCACGCGGAGAGCTTTAGGCGCCTCTTCAACCTCCCTCCAGAAAAAATAAACGTCCTCACCGGAGAACTTTCCCCCGAAAAGCGCAGACGGGTGTGGGGGGAGAGCACGATCATCACCGCCACCCCCCAGACCGTCGAGAACGACATCCTCACGGGCAGGATTTCGCTGGAGGACGTTTCCCTTCTGGTAATCGACGAGGCCCACAGGGCCGTTGGCGGTTACTCGTACGTTTTCATCGCCAGGGAGTACCTCAAAACCGCCAGGCACCCGCTGGTTCTTGGCTTGACCGCATCCCCGGGAAGCGACGCCGATAAGATCCGCGAGATAGTGGAAAACCTCGGCATCAAGCACGTTGAAGTGAGAACCGAGGCTTCCCCAGACGTTAAACCCTACGTCCAGAGCATCGCCTTTGAGTGGGTGAAGGTCGAGCTGCCCGAGATATACAAGGAGGTCAGAAAACTCCTCCGCGAGATGCTGAAGGAGAGTCTCAAGCCCCTCGCCCAGTTCAAGCTCGTCTCGACTTACTCCCCCGACATCTCAAAGAGGGAAGTGCTTCAGGCGGGGTCAAAGATCAACCAGGAGGTTGCGAGGGGCAACTATGAGATCGGCCGCCTCAGACTCCACCAGGCCAAGGCCGTCAAGCTCCAGCACGCGATCGAGCTCCTCGAAACCCAGGGATTAACGGCCCTGCGCACCTACCTCAAGAAGCTCCGGGAGGATAAGCGGGCGAAGTCGAGCAAGCAGCTCATGGAAGACCCGCGCATGAGGAAGGTGGTTTACCTCCTCGTTCAGGCAAAGGAGAGCGGGGTGGACCATCCGAAGATGGAGCGGCTGAAGGAGCTCGTCAAAAGGCAGCTCGAAAGAAAGCCGGACTCCAAGGTGATCGTCTTCACCAACTACCGGGACACGGGGAGGAGAATAGTGGAGGAACTGGAGGCGATGGGGATCGCGGCCGAGAGGTTCATCGGCCAGGCGAGCAGGGGGAAGGACAAGGGCATGAGCCAGAAGAAGCAGAAGGAAGTCCTCGACCGCTTCTCCCGCGCCGAGTTCAACGTCCTCGTCGCCACAAGCGTTGGCGAGGAAGGACTGGACGTTCCGGAGGTGGACCTCGTCGTTTTCTACGAGCCGGTGCCTTCGGCCATACGGAGCATCCAGAGGCGCGGCAGGACCGGCAGGCACAGGCCGGGGAAGGTTGTAATCCTGATGGCCCGGGGGACGAGGGACGAGGCCTACTACTGGAGCTCGAAGCGAAAGGAGAAGGGTATGTTCGACGCAATAAAGGCCATAGCTAGGGAGCTCGAAAGGGCCCGCCCCCGGGGGCGGTCGGAACCCGCTGAAATCATTGAAAAAACACCGGAGCGTGCCGGGATGAGCAGGGGAAAGATAACTTCCCTTGATGCGTTTCTGAAGCCCAGGGGTACCCAGAAAACCGGGGAGGAATCCGGGGCTTCCGAGAAGCCTCCGAAGAAAGGGGTTTTCGTAAAGAAACCGAGGACCATAGTGGTCTACGCCGACAGCCGCGAGCTGAGGAGCGGGGTGCCGAAGCACCTCCGCGAGCTTGGAGCAGATGTTGAGGTCAGGACGCTCGACGTTGCCGACTACGTGGTGAGTGAGGACGTCGGCATAGAGCGCAAGAGCGCCAACGACTTCATCCAGTCGATCATCGACGGCAGGCTCTTCGACCAGGTTGAGAGGCTCAAGAGGGCCTACGAGAAGCCGGTCATAATCATCGAGGGCGAGCTTTACGGGGTAAGGAACATCCATCCCAACGCCATCAGGGGTGCCATAGCGGCGGTGACCCTCGACTGGGGGGTGCCCATTCTTTTCTCCTCCGGAACCGAGGAGACGGCGCAGTTCATATACCTGATGGCGAAGCGCGAGCAGGAGGAGAGGAAGAAGGAGGTCCGCCTCAGGAGCGAGAAGAAGGCCCTAACGCTGGCCGAGAGGCAGCGCCTGATAGTCGAGGGCCTGCCCAACGTCTCCGCAACCCTCGCCAAGCGCCTCCTCGCGCACTTCGGCAACGTTGAGCGGGTTTTCACTGCAACGGAGGAGGAGCTGAAGGAGGTCGAGGGAATAGGGCCGAAGAAGGCGAGGGAGATAAGGAAGGTGATAACCGCTCCCTACGTGGAGGAATAG
- a CDS encoding DUF5658 family protein codes for MRPRWYVIAFVVLSALDAITTWVGADRGLAEANPLIAARLSLPALFFGSYAVFTLLGVLLLVVVFRLSRFISPLRYFPPIFVLLKALPVFSNIILLLGT; via the coding sequence ATGCGCCCCCGGTGGTACGTGATCGCCTTCGTGGTCCTCTCCGCGCTGGATGCCATCACGACATGGGTGGGTGCAGACCGGGGCCTTGCTGAGGCAAATCCTCTGATCGCGGCCAGACTTTCCCTCCCCGCTTTGTTCTTCGGTAGCTACGCTGTTTTTACGCTCCTTGGAGTTCTGCTGCTGGTCGTGGTCTTCAGGCTCTCCCGATTTATATCTCCACTGCGCTACTTCCCTCCGATTTTCGTTCTCCTCAAGGCGCTCCCCGTCTTCAGCAACATCATACTCCTGCTGGGCACGTGA
- a CDS encoding ScpA family protein: MESRREEEITPVDILLQLVTMGKVDPWNIDIVDLTEKYIERLREMKELDLRVSARAILAASILVRMKSEALLYGDEEEEEEHEEKLHVDVEPLAPPLRRVERYYTFDDLLDALMDALEEAEKRKPRKKKKVEIEEEVFVVDDFRVDIEKHVYRLHEIVVDMYRETKEPINFWDLVFDPTPKIVARTFLYLLFLSNMGKVDLIQEEPFGEIFVVPVEESA, translated from the coding sequence ATGGAATCGCGCCGTGAGGAGGAGATAACACCCGTTGACATTCTCCTCCAGCTCGTCACCATGGGGAAGGTTGACCCCTGGAACATCGACATCGTCGACCTTACCGAGAAGTACATCGAGAGACTCAGGGAGATGAAGGAGCTCGACCTCCGCGTTTCCGCCAGGGCCATCCTCGCCGCATCCATACTCGTCAGGATGAAGAGCGAGGCCCTGCTCTACGGCGACGAGGAGGAAGAGGAGGAGCACGAGGAGAAGCTCCACGTTGATGTCGAGCCGCTGGCCCCGCCCCTCCGCAGGGTGGAGCGCTACTACACCTTCGACGACCTCCTGGACGCCCTAATGGACGCCCTTGAGGAGGCGGAGAAGAGAAAGCCGCGGAAGAAAAAGAAGGTCGAGATAGAGGAGGAGGTCTTTGTCGTCGATGACTTCCGCGTTGACATCGAGAAGCACGTCTATCGGCTCCACGAGATAGTCGTGGACATGTATCGGGAGACCAAGGAACCCATAAACTTCTGGGACCTGGTCTTCGACCCGACGCCGAAGATAGTGGCCAGAACCTTCCTCTACCTCCTGTTCCTCTCCAATATGGGGAAGGTGGACCTCATTCAGGAGGAGCCATTTGGGGAGATATTCGTCGTGCCCGTGGAGGAGAGCGCCTAG